From a single Brassica oleracea var. oleracea cultivar TO1000 chromosome C5, BOL, whole genome shotgun sequence genomic region:
- the LOC106295910 gene encoding uncharacterized protein LOC106295910, with the protein MPVNMSQSPRGIHTSVYIISVILEVLCISMEEDCGAFAADCVVLSCCCQCLVLQVTVFVFFKVPRKLGQKIKKFVKRRCGNTLHTTREEAVVKEELWCGNGFVFEEGSSRSNCTEDIERMLQERSMSKEFGFGSFWRHEDSSEIVDVK; encoded by the exons ATGCCGGTAAACATGTCTCAATCCCCACGTGGAATACACACATCAGTCTATATTATCTCTGTAATCCTTGAAGTTTTGTGCATATCAATGGAAGAAGATTGTGGTGCATTTGCAGCAGACTGTGTTGTCCTTTCATGCTGCTGCCAGTGCCTTGTGTTACAAGTAACTGTCTTCGTGTTCTTCAAGGTTC CTCGTAAACTTGGCCAGAAGATTAAGAAGTTTGTGAAGAGAAGATGTGGAAACACTTTACATACAACGAGGGAGGAGGCTGTAGTCAAAGAGGAGCTTTGGTGTGGAAATGGGTTTGTCTTTGAAGAAGGCTCATCAAGATCTAATTGCACTGAGGACATTGAGAGAATGTTGCAAGAACGGTCGATGAGCAAAGAGTTCGGTTTTGGAAGCTTCTGGCGCCATGAAGATTCTTCTGAGATTGTAGATGTCAAATAG
- the LOC106295909 gene encoding proline-rich receptor-like protein kinase PERK10 encodes MATPVQPPTAEVPPSPPLSPGGNAVSPTREPIDGNSPESPNPPSQSTPPPAAPLSSPPPEPSSSPPPPTGAPPPTPTLPADPPPPPSPDTSPPPQPPISPPPSFPPPETSPPPPPSSLDPPLNPPPPPPPPPETSPPPPPPLHEPAVSPPPEVSTPPPPSSPESSPPPPSLPESSPPPPSSPDRPAISPPLFPPPKSSPPPPASDPPGNPPPLVPPLHSSPPPPSVPPPRPPPSPPGSQRPALSPPPRDPEHPQQPPPPPEKIHPPSKPSPAPLPSNSSSSPTLPSPPLLPSPPPSPQKSVPDSGNPPQENNLTPPVTNNSSNSGFSTVALVGVSIGLVLVLLSLIVVIVWCLKRQKKRPSSIGGGYVMPSPIVSSPRSDSTPSKTNSSAPLVGNRSSNRTFFSQPEPGGFGHSKELFSYEELVKATNGFSDENLLGEGGFGCVYKGALPDGRVVAVKQLKIGGGQGDREFKAEVETISRVHHRHLLSLVGYCISENRRLLIYDYVPNNNLYFHLHAAGTPGLDWATRVKIAAGAARGLAYLHEDCHPRIIHRDIKSSNILLDNNFHPLVSDFGLAKLALDCNTHITTRVMGTFGYMAPEYASSGKLTEKSDVFSFGVVLLELVTGRKPVDTSQPLGDESLVEWARPLLSHAVETEEFEALVDPKLGRNYVGAEMFRMIEAAAACIRHSAAKRPRMSQIVRAFDSLAEEDLTNGMRLGQSEVIDSAEQSAEIRLFRRMAFGSQNYSTDFFTHDIYNSRDENV; translated from the exons ATGGCTACACCGGTGCAGCCTCCTACGGCGGAGGTTCCACCGTCTCCACCTTTGTCTCCCGGTGGTAATGCTGTTTCTCCTACGAGAGAGCCCATTGATGGCAATTCACCTGAGTCCCCTAACCCTCCATCTCAGTCTACTCCTCCTCCGGCGGCTCCTTTATCATCTCCACCACCAGAACCTTCTTCCTCACCACCTCCACCTACCGGAGCTCCTCCTCCTACTCCCACGTTACCTGCTGACCCACCACCACCACCATCACCTGACACCTCTCCCCCTCCACAGCCTCCCATTTCACCACCACCATCGTTCCCGCCACCGGAAACATCTCCTCCTCCTCCTCCCTCTTCACTTGACCCGCCATTAAACCCACCACCACCACCACCACCACCACCTGAGACCTCTCCCCCTCCACCTCCTCCACTACATGAGCCTGCCGTTTCACCACCACCGGAAGTATCTACTCCTCCACCACCATCATCACCTGAGAGCTCTCCTCCACCACCATCATTACCTGAGAGCTCTCCTCCTCCACCATCATCACCTGATCGGCCTGCCATTTCACCACCATTATTTCCGCCACCGAAAAGCTCTCCTCCACCACCAGCTTCAGACCCACCTGGAAACCCACCTCCGTTAGTCCCACCCTTACATTCATCTCCACCTCCACCATCAGTTCCTCCTCCACGTCCTCCCCCCTCCCCACCAGGCTCACAACGTCCTGCTCTCTCTCCTCCTCCACGGGATCCAGAACATCCTCAGCAACCTCCTCCTCCACCGGAGAAAATCCACCCACCTTCCAAGCCAAGTCCAGCTCCCTTACCTTCTAACTCTTCTTCATCACCAACATTGCCCTCACCACCATTACTTCCATCTCCTCCTCCTTCTCCTCAAAAATCTGTACCAGACTCAGGCAATCCACCTCAAGAAAACAACCTTACTCCTCCTGTCACAAACAATTCCAGCAACTCAGGTTTTAGTACAGTAGCTCTGGTGGGTGTGAGTATTGGTTTAGTCCTTGTGCTGCTTAGTCTTATTGTAGTTATTGTCTGGTGCCTGAAGAGACAGAAAAAGAGGCCTTCTTCCATTGGCGGTGGCTATGTTATGCCTTCTCCTATAGTTTCCTCCCCAAGATCAG ATTCAACGCCTTCCAAGACAAACTCATCTGCCCCTTTAGTGGGAAACCGTTCTAGCAACCGGACATTCTTTTCACAACCAGAACCTGGTGGCTTTGGTCACTCGAAGGAACTGTTCTCATACGAAGAACTCGTCAAAGCAACAAATGGATTCTCAGATGAAAATCTACTGGGTGAAGGCGGGTTTGGTTGTGTATATAAAGGGGCTTTACCAGATGGAAGAGTTGTGGCTGTGAAACAGTTGAAAATAGGTGGAGGACAAGGCGACCGAGAGTTCAAAGCTGAGGTTGAAACCATAAGCAGAGTTCATCACAGGCATTTGCTTTCTTTGGTTGGATACTGTATCTCCGAGAACCGGAGATTGCTTATTTATGATTATGTTCCTAACAACAACCTTTACTTCCACCTTCATG CTGCAGGAACACCGGGTCTGGACTGGGCAACGCGTGTTAAAATCGCTGCTGGTGCGGCTCGTGGACTAGCTTATCTCCATGAAGATT GTCATCCTCGTATCATACACAGGGACATCAAATCATCCAACATTCTTTTAGATAATAACTTTCACCCTCTG GTTTCTGACTTTGGTCTTGCAAAGCTAGCTCTAGACTGTAACACGCATATCACAACTCGTGTTATGGGAACATTCGG CTACATGGCTCCTGAATATGCATCAAGTGGCAAATTAACCGAAAAATCAGATGTCTTCTCCTTTGGTGTTGTTCTACTTGAGTTAGTCACTGGACGTAAGCCTGTTGATACATCGCAACCTTTGGGAGATGAGAGCCTTGTTGAATGG GCTCGTCCTTTGCTTAGTCATGCCGTAGAAACCGAAGAGTTTGAAGCTTTGGTAGACCCCAAGCTGGGAAGAAACTACGTTGGCGCTGAAATGTTTAGAATGATTGAAGCAGCTGCAGCTTGTATTCGCCACTCAGCTGCAAAGAGACCTCGAATGAGTCAGATTGTGAGAGCATTCGACAGTCTAGCTGAGGAAGACCTGACCAATGGGATGAGACTAGGCCAAAGCGAGGTCATCGACTCAGCTGAGCAGTCTGCAGAGATCAGATTGTTTAGAAGAATGGCTTTTGGCAGCCAAAACTACAGTACAGATTTTTTCACTCATGATATTTATAATAGCAGAGACGAAAACGTGTAA